DNA from Macrobrachium rosenbergii isolate ZJJX-2024 chromosome 21, ASM4041242v1, whole genome shotgun sequence:
AACTACAACAATGACTACACTAACAACAAAACAATGCATATACTGCCACTAAATACAACCAATATAACCACAACTGCCTACGCTACCAACTACAACTAACAATGACTACACCGCCAGCTAACGTAGCTACAGCCAACTATGACAATCATCGTTGCCGCCTTGACCACACTGTGGGTAAACGAACAAGCGTCAGCATTGCCGATGCAATTGCATTTGCATAATTTGCCTCTAATATTCAAAGCTGACTATCAGTAGAGATATTCAACTTAAATTTTGATATTCGATTCAACTTAAATTTTGatatcttttaaagttttaagGGTTAAATAAAAATGGCTGTATAAGATTTATGGTAGTATTCATTATCAAGTCTTTATTGCCAaaatttaaagaagtttttttttttttttacaaagaaatttagtCGTAGTCAGTATGCCCACAGATGCCAGACATCACTATTTGACCACGTTATCAGACGAAAAACAACAAAACGTCAACACTAACTTATCTGGTTTAACTGATAAAAGTGTGTGTACCGCAAAGGTACTAATTCCACTGAGCGAGTCAGCGACAGCAGTCAAGAACGCTAGTTCCCTATGCAGTACCTCGACAAAACAATAGTAGCCACTTACCCTTTTCAGAATTATGAACACCACCTCTCCTTGGAATAGCGTTTAATAATATAGCGTTTTGCTTTGTTCCATAAAAAGATTTTCTTCAGGAGCCATGAAAAGCAAACTACTTAAGTATCAAATTGCCAACAACTCAAATTGCCAACAACTCAAATTGCCAACAACTCAAATTGCCAACAACTCAAATTGCCAACAACTCAAATTGCCAACAACTCAAATTGCCAACAACTCAAATTGCCATCAACTCAAATTGCCATCAACTCAAATTGCCAACAACTCAAATAACTCAAATTGCCAACAACTCAAATTGCCAACAACTCAAATTGCCAACAACTCAAATTGCCAACAACTCAAATTGCCAACAACTCAAATTGCCAACAACTCAAATTGCCAACAACTCAAATTGCCAACAACTCAAATTGCCAACAACTCAAATTGCCAACAACTCAAATTGAGCGTTACActtcatgaacatttttaaaaaggttAGATAAATTACCTATTGTTGCATAGAATTTAATTCGGTAATCCGGGACCGGACCTTACAGTACAAgcagttaaaataaaatcttttaagtcAGTTTCAAAATACATAATTCGTGAAATCAGCTGAACACTTAACCACTAAACTACCCATACATTAATAGAAACCATACATCCTGTGAATCCATTCCAGGGACTTCACACTGATTAAAATTAAATCCAATCTTTGAATCCATTCCAGGAACTTCACACTGATTAAAATTAAATCCAACCTTTGAATCCAGCCCAGCAACTTCACACTGATTAAAATTAAATCCAACCTTTGAATCCATTCCAGCAACCTTTGAATCCATTCCAGAAACTTCACTGAtcaaaattaaatccaaaaattaaaactattcagAATTAGGACCTTAAATTTTAACAACCAGTACTAAAGTATCAATGTCAATTTCAGATCCAGAATAATTTGTTAGCTTACATTTCTAGGTTACTTTCTATTGTAAAACTTAATCTAATGCAAATTCAAAATTACACCTCACACCAAGTAAATAACTTCTACTTGCGTATCAATTTGTAAAACACTACTTTAGCTTAACTATTAGGCTTTTTTTGTACAACTCAGAATCTGTACAACTTAAATTGTTTAAAGTTACCTTTATTCTAaggttaaaaaacttaaaattgaataaaataccaTGTAATTATGGTATATTAACATCAGTAATTAAAGGTAGATTAACaatcattaagaaattaaaagtaaagccTGCAGTTTGAATGCTCCAACTTTGAAGCCAAACAAATACTGAATGTTGGACCTAAGAACAATCTGATTTAAGAGCCATTACAATCCTCAGAATAAGGCACTTCATctgcagtattaaaaaaaaaacttatttgtgCCTCATTGCCTAAATGACTATCGACAGCCTGCGCTTTATTCAAAGCAGCTCCCTAATTTTCAAGACTCCTCGCTGTCTGAGCCAGAAGCTCTGTCGGGGGCATAAACTCTGTCGGAGTCGTAAGCTCTGTCTGAGCCATGAGCCGTAAGATACAACACATGTTCACATACGTGTGGTCTCCTGGCTCTGCCAACTGCATCCCCCCTCCCTCCAGCTCTCCTGGGAACCCAGGACGCACCACCCAACCTTCCTGCTCTGTAACGTGGGAACCTCAAGCGCCCCGCCACCCGTTGAGTACTGGGACTGCCAGTCGGCCTAGTGTCAACTACTCTGAGGTACTCTCCGCAAGGTGACTCCACGAGTCTGTACCGTCTAGGGCGCACCGCTCTCTGCAAACCCCTGTACCTTCCCCTGTACCTTCCGTAACAAGTCTCATAGCTTGATGTCCGAGAACTCGAGTTACCGGAACCGTCTGATAAAGTTGTACCGGTGCTATCAGAGTCCGTTTCTGTAGATTTATCAGATTTGGGTGGTTCTAGTTTCCTTGCATAACGAGAGAGCATTGCAGCAAGAGCTGCCAATAATGTCCTCAAGCCTCTGACGAGAGCTTCAACGAGGCGGCGCGGGTTCCAAGTGTGGTCCATAATCtggaaatatactgaaatcagttTCCATACAACCAAGTTTAATctactgactaaaaaaaaattccaaggcttaaaagatttaatataaaaaatgcctAATAACTTTTACAATAACTTTTTAAAgttcatgaactttttttttttaactattatggAGTCAAGACAGTCAGTATTTAAAACAAACTTCAATGAATTTAACTAGTTGCCTCAAGGGATCTGgactttacaaatttaatatacaaaattcatTAGTTCAAAGCCATTCTTGGGTTCAGTCT
Protein-coding regions in this window:
- the LOC136849936 gene encoding uncharacterized protein is translated as MCLLIYFKEPSFNSDDVSSVCKLLTFLSGLWVFLLISSFVYFRTIYSKTNSPRSKIMDHTWNPRRLVEALVRGLRTLLAALAAMLSRYARKLEPPKSDKSTETDSDSTGTTLSDGSGNSSSRTSSYETCYGRYRGRYRGLQRAVRPRRYRLVESPCGEYLRVVDTRPTGSPSTQRVAGRLRFPRYRAGRLGGASWVPRRAGGRGDAVGRARRPHVCEHVLYLTAHGSDRAYDSDRVYAPDRASGSDSEES